The DNA window aCCTCTCTTAGCCTGGAGTGCTGAGTTCCCccatcagaaaaaaaggagaaagataatCCCACTCtacagggaaaatgaaaaagttcccAGTGAAGGAAAGAACCCCCACTCCTCCCCAAGCTTGGAGACAGGAGACCAGGTGCTTATCTTAGCTCAATTCACATGGTTATTATTAGTGACACAGCGAATGATTTTACTGCTTTCTCTCAAGGGCCACGAATTCATGTGTCCTCAGAGGCCAGGCAGGTCACATAAATAGTGAGGCACCAGGTTGGGAATGTGGTGAAGTGGAAAGAATATTTCCATAGATCTTCTGATGCCAGatcttctaattattttaaaagagaagctGAAAGCTATCTCTTATATAAACTTCCTCAGTTTTTGAAAATGGTATTACTTTAAAGTTGAAGAATACCATGGACCAGCCAGAACATTTCTACAGGTTAAGTCAGCCCTGGGCCACCGACATCAAGGCTTAGCACCGCACCTGGCACTTAGCAAGCCTGCAAGCCCCTTCTCCGGCCCCTTTCCGCAGTTTCACGCTCAGTCTGCTGGACGAGGCCGCCCACGTTCCTGTGACGCTCAGGGCTTCCTTCGCCGACAGAACTCTGGCCTGGGTCTCCCGCTGGGGCCGGAAGAAACTGATCTTGGCCCCCTTCCTCTTCTACCCACAGCGATTCTTCGAGGTGGGTCGGAGCCAAGATGCCTGGTCCCTCTGGGGTGGAATGCAGAGCTGCATTCCCATCCGGGAGACTGGGGGTGCGTTGGGGAGGCAGGGAAGCCAGTGCCCGCTGGGGGAGAGGAGATCTGGGCTGGGGATCCCATGCCCAGAAACCCCTCTTTAATTAATCAGAGGGGGCCCTGGCCTCAGCATTATCAAAAAGCCCCCCTAATGACTCCATTGTGCTGCTGAGGTTGAGACCACTCATCCAGGGAGAGCAACGACCCCttttacagatggtgaaactgaggccAAGGCCTGGGCAGATCCTTGTGGAAGGGCTGATAATGAGCTGGGCCCCTAGTCCTGGTCTTTTCCACCACTGGGTGCCCCAGGGGTCCAGTCTTTGTGTCCTTGCCAGGTGGGGCATCCGGCAGGCAAGGGAGGGTCTGGAAGCCTGCAGAGCCCCATGCCCTCCTTTCCCAGGTTCTGCTCCTATGCCAAGAGGGAGAGCTGAAGCTGGCGCTCAATGGGCAGGGCGTGGGGGCCACCAGCCTGGGCCAGCAGGCCCTGGAGCGGCTGCGGGAGCTGCGAATCAGTGGCAGCGTCCAGCTCTACTGCGTCCACTACTGAGGAGGGATCCAGAGGGCCCAGCCGGAGAAGAAGAGGGCCAGCCTGTGGCCGGGGCCCCACCAGATGCCCCCACTCTCCTACCCTCGTTAAAATCTCCACCTGTCACCACGGTGTCAGGCCTGGCTCACTTCTGGAACCAGGAGCCCGAGTCTGCAGGTGCTTTGGACCCCACAGCAGAAAGGGGGCACAAGAGTGTGAAGGCTCCAGAAACTCtgcagttccctccaccaggagccTGGGATTTGGCTCTGCCTTCCTTCAGGGCCTAGACAAGGAGGCAGGCTTTGTAGCCTAATGAAGATACTCCAAAATACAGCGGctttaaaaatttagatgtttatttccttctaatcTAAACAGAAAAATCGTCCAGGTCAGTGGGGCAACTTTGCTCCTTATGGACCTTCTGGGTCATCCTAGTCatcaccccaccacccccagggcaCCAGCATCACCTGCGTGGCAGAAGCTCAGTAGCCACCATATCTAGGTTTCAACCACTGAGAAGGCAAATAGAGAATATGGACAAGGCCCATCTGGTGTCATAAGCCCAGACCTGGGATTAGCACACGCTATTTACACTCACATCTCATTGGCAAGTACTCAGTCACGCAGCCACATTatctgcaagggaggctggagatGTCCTCCACGGGATGACCACGTGCCTGGCCATAGCTCTACTCCTGTGATTCCTggaatatttggttttatttatattataccaTCTTATTTTGTGTTCTCTATTTACCATTGCTATTTTCCCTTATATTTTCAGCTTTCGTACTTGCTATTGGATTGATAAAGTCTTCTTTAtcaccctctcccttttttttcttatgctgATTTGGAAGTTGTAGATTCCATTTTATACTTCTAGTGGTTatccttactttttattttatttttagttaacaCAATAAAATTGACTTTTGGGGGTGGGTAAAATTCTGAGTTTTAACATATATGTAGGTCTGTGTGGccactaccacaatcaagatatataaCAACTCCATCATTCCAAAAAATTCCCTGGTGTTACTTCTGTGTAATTgcacctcctccaccccctcccttaACCCCCAGCAACTCCCTGATCTGCTCTCCACTactatattttgtgtttttgagaatgtcatataaatggaatcaggtAGGATGTGACCTTTTGAAACTGATTTCTTTCAATCAGCATTACCCTTTGGAGATTCATCTAAGTTGCTGTATGTATCAGTGACTCATTCCTGTTTATtactcagtagtattccattgtaccacAATTGACCCACTGAAGAACATTTGGGTGGTTTTCAGTTTTTGACAATTAATGAATAGAGCAGCTAAAGTCATTtgtatacaagtctttgtatgaatgtaacttttcatttctcttgggttaaTACCTACTAGTGAGACTGATGGATCATATGCTAAatgcatgtttaactttataagaaactgtcacaaTTTTCCAGAGTTGTTTCAGAATAGTTTTGGGaattttgctttcccaccagcagtctAGGAGATTTCCAGTTGTTCTGCATGCTCATCAATACTcataattggggcttccctggtggcgcagtggttgagagtctgcctgccaatgcaggggacacgggttcgagccctggtctgggaagatcgcacatgccgcggagcaactgggcccgtgagccacaactactgagcctgcgcgtctggagcctgtgctccgcaacaagagaggccgcgacagtgagagacccgcgcacggcaatgaagagtggcccctgcttgccgcaactagagaaagccctcgcacagagacgaagacccaacacagccaaaaataaataaattaataaaagaaaagaaaaaaaattaaaaaaataatactcatAATTGTCGGTATTTTTTATGTTAGCCATCTTCACTGGTGTGTagaagtatctcattgtggctttaatttgtatttgcctAGTGGCTAaagatgttgagtgtctttttatGTGCTAATTTTCCATCTGTGTATTCTCTCTGGTGCAGTGCCTGTTCagatcttttctccatttttaattgagttgtttgttttcttatcacTGACTTTTAAGAGTTTCTTTAAATAGGCTGGATAAATgtcctttgtcaaatatgtgaTTTGTAAGTAATTTCTCCCAGTCttagcttatcttttcattctctaaaCAGTTTCTTtcgcagagcaaaagtttttaattttgataaagtccaattcatcaattttttcttgaattgtatttttggtgtcatatctaagcaGTTTTTGCCTAATgaaaattttctcctttgttttcttctagaagttttatacaTCATAGTTCACATATAGATCTATgatcctttttaaattaattgttaaTTATGTTGTGCAGTTTAGGTTGAAGTTTTATGAGGtttcttttggtttggtttggtttggtttttgcaTTTGGATGTCCAGTTATTCCAGTAACgtttttgaaaagactatctaTCCTCTGTTGAAGTGCTTTTgcaactttgtcaaaaatcaattggccatattTGGGCAAGCTTATttttggactctattctgttccattaatctatgtgtccaTCTCTtggccaataccacactgtcttgactactgcATAAATCTTGTAGTAAATCTTGATAATGGGTAATGTaattcctccaactttattcttcttcaaaattattttggctcttCTTGATCCTTTgccttttcttataaattttagaagcagCTTGTCCATACCTACAAGATATGCTGCAGGGATTTTGAAGAGAATtgcattaaaatttataaagcaacTTGGGAAAAATTGAcctctttattatgttgaatctTTCAATCCATTAGCATAACAGGTCTTagcatttacttaggtctttgatttatttcatcagcatCTTCTAGTTTTTAGTATACAAATCCTATACATGTGTTGTTAGATTTATAGCTAAGTATTTCATCTTTTTAGGGTTATTGTAAGTGGTATTTTTTAACTCCAGTTTGCAATCGTTTATTGtaattatatagaaatatgattgattttctatatatagaagTGTTTTTGTCTATTACATAGAATCTTTTACATGTTGTCTGTGAAAagggacaattttacttcttcctttccaatctataaggctttatttttcttgtcttattatgCTGGCTAAGAATTCTAGTGCAATGTTGAGTAGGAGGAGTGAGAGTAGACTTCTTTGCCTGTTCCCAATATTAGGGAGGAAGCCTTATGATATTAACTGtagattttttgtagatgcccCTTATCAAGTTAAGGACATACCCTTCTATtttagtttactgagagtttttattattattactattattacgaATTTATCACAAATTATTacgaatggatgttgaattttgtcaaaggtttTTTCTGCATCAAATAATTTgaccatttgttttttattctttaggctataaatatggtgtattacataaTTGATAATCAAATATTGAACCAGACTTGCATTTCTGTGATAAACTCTACTTTGCCGTGGTGtattattcattttgaaaatatagacATACCTCGTTTTACTGtgcttcattttattgtgcttcacagatattgcattttttaacaaattggaggtttatggcaaccctgtgtcatgcaagtctatcagtgccattttttccaacagcataattttttaattaaggtatgtatgttgttttttagatataatgctatcgtatgcttaatagactacagtacagtgtaaacataactttcatgtGCACTGGAATACCAAAAAATTCCTGTGACtctctttattgtgatattcgccTTATTGTGGTAATGTGGAACCAAActcacaatatctctgaggtatacctgtagctggatttgatttgctaaaatatttttgaggattttaGCATCTGGTTTATGAAAGAtaatgatttctaattttactttcctGCACTAtcattgtctgtttttggtatcagggtaatgctgtcccctcctctattttctggaaaagtttgtAAAAATTGGGGATATTTCTTTAATCTTTCATAGAATTTGCCAGGGAAGCTATCTAGACCTGGATATTTccatttggaagatttttaatttaaaattcaattccaTTAATAAGACATAGAAATAGGCTATGTATCTATTTCATCTTGGGTtggttttggtagtttgtgtttttcaagaaattggtccatttAATCTTAGTCATCAAATGTATATATGTAGGTAGAGTgcataatattattttcttatcattttaatGCCTGAGGGATCTTTACTGAAAgcccttttttcatttctgatattggtaatttgaatcttttcccctttttataattGACCTTTTCAGAAAAACAGCTTTGGCCCTattgattttctcttctgttttcggTTTCCAATTTTATAGATTTCcactctcatctttattatttccttctttctgcttgctttggtttattttgctctttttttctaacttcttcaGTTGGAAGCTCAGAATattgattttaaacttttcttcttttctagtataaGCATTTAATACAATAAATTTCTTCTCGGCACTTTAGCTATAAcacacaaattttgatattttgggtttacattttgttcattttaaaatatttactaatgtccattgagacttcttctttgaccaatggattatttagaagtatgtcaTTTAATTCCAAGTGTTGTAGATCATTctgatatctttctgttattgagctGTAGTTTAACTCAcactttgtataatttcaattatttaaaaatttttaatattttctcatgatCCAGAATATAAGCTTTAGTGAATGTTCTGtggacacttgaaaagaatgtgtactctgaTGTTGAGttgagtgttcaataaatgtcaattagatccaaTTTGTTGATGGTGTTTTTCAGTTCTTCTATATTATTACTGGTTTTCTGGTCTACAGGTCCTATCAGGTTTTCAGAGAGGAATGTTAAGTCTTCAGCTACAATTgcatatttatctatttctcctttcagttctgtctgGTTTTGCTTCCTTTATCTTGAAGCTCTATTGTTCGGTGCATATCAAAGTGTGTTTTAGATATGATACTGTCTCTCCAGGGAAGTGGggatattttgtatattaatcatGTAGAATAAAAAAAGTACTGTGCAAAAAACTTTGGATTATTATGTCgtgcagaaaaaaaattaccatgcTAGTCCTGAAACAGCGATTCTTAGAAGAGCCTGCTTGCAAGGTTGGCTCTTGGCTAGTATCTGGGAACTTAACTGGTAAACAATTCCCTATACTGAcataaaacatttgtaaatattaagagtggctcactgtgcctaaactgttgatataaaaaatatagtttatgCTGAATACCCAGTTTCCTTCTGGGAATCTAGAATTTTGGTACATGCTAGGCAGAGGGTGCCTATATTACTTACCCTTTATAAAAAGCCTGAATTTCTAGACTCAAAGAACTTCCCTGGTAGACAACACTGCACATGTCACAACTCATCAATGGAAGAATTAAGCACATCCTGTGTGAATGCACTGGAGAGAACTTTGGAAGTTTACCATTGGTTTTCTTCTGGACATCACcccatgtgccttttccctttgctgatttcaCTTTGTATCCATTACTGTAATAAATCTTAGCTGGAAGTAT is part of the Balaenoptera musculus isolate JJ_BM4_2016_0621 chromosome 8, mBalMus1.pri.v3, whole genome shotgun sequence genome and encodes:
- the LGALS12 gene encoding galectin-12 isoform X1, with the translated sequence MSPGEKLDPLPDTFILQPPVFHPVVPYVTTIFGGLRAGKMVMLQGAVPVNARRFQVDFQCGCSLHPRPDIAIHFNPRFHTTKPHVICNTLHGGRWQAEARWPHLALQRGTSFLILFLFGNEEMKVSVNGQHFLHYRYRLPLSRVDTLGIYGDILVTAVGFLNISPFVEGGSEYPVGHPFLLKSRSLFHAQSAGRGRPRSCDAQGFLRRQNSGLGLPLGPEETDLGPLPLLPTAILRGSAPMPRGRAEAGAQWAGRGGHQPGPAGPGAAAGAANQWQRPALLRPLLRRDPEGPAGEEEGQPVAGAPPDAPTLLPSLKSPPVTTVSGLAHFWNQEPESAGALDPTAERGHKSVKAPETLQFPPPGAWDLALPSFRA